TAATTAATACCCCTATGGCTTGGTCAACCCAAGTACCACGTTTAAACGCTGCAATAACACCTAGTGTAACACCAAATAACACTTCTAAAAGTATAGCTAGACCACCGTAAGTCGCTGATATAGGTCCATGTTTTGATATTATTCCTGATACAGTCCTTCCTTCATAAATTAAAGATTCTCCAAGGTCGAATTCGAAAACAAGTTTTTTCATATATCTAAAATACTGTTTGTAAATAGGAAGATCCAAGCCATGCTTATGCAAATATGCTTGTTTCGCTTCTGCTGGAAGATTTTTAGCCCCGTCAGCCATTGGATCACCTGGTTTTAAATGAATAAGGAAAAATGTTAATGTAATAATAACAAGTGTAGTAAAGATTCCATATCCAAGTCTTTTTAGAATAAATCTAAACATTAAATACTCCCCCCTAAAATATAATATAAGTTATTAGTTTATTTTAATTATTAATTAAACTCTATTATTTTAATTAATAATTTAAATCTTTTGTAAATATAATGAAAACGTATTCTAGTTTTATAAAAAATTATACTTAAAAGTTATTATTATGAAATTATATTAAATTATGATTAATATTATGATTCAACTTACTAAAACTAGTCTAAACCTTTTTATACTTTTTGAATATTTTCTAAAATAAGAAATTTAGAAATTCATTAATTTCAAATTTCACACATTATATATTTTTAATATAATGAAATTTCAGACATAAAAAGTTATAACATACCTTCTTACATATTTTATTAAATGCAAATGTTATTTTACAATTGATACTAATACTTAGTTTTATTCTTTTATTAATTATAATATAATAAATTATATTATTTGTACATGAAAATTTAAAAGATTTTTAATTTAATTATGATATAAGCATTTAATTATTTTAATTTTGAGAAAATTCTCAAAAGGTTAGTTAAATAAATTATTATTAATATTATACACACTTTTACACAGAACACATATATCCAAACAAGTACGAAATATAGAGTTATATTTAACTATTCGTAGATATATATATATTAACCTTATAAAAACGTATTTATCCAAGATTTATGGCATTAAATCAAAAAAAATGGGGTTTCCCCCATTTTAATATAGATGACACGCAACTAAATGATCTTTTTTAACTTCTTTTAGCTCAGGTGTCTTTTCAAAACATTCTTTTTTTGCATATTTACATCTTCCTGCAAATCTACAACCTTCTCCAGGATTTATAGGACTTGGTACTTCTCCCTCAAGTGGGATCCTTTCCTTAGTCCTTTCTATTTCTGGATCAGGAATTGGTATTGCAGATAACAATGCTTTAGTATATGGATGCAATGGCTCTGCATAAAGCTCTTCACTTCCTGCAAGTTCTACTAAATGTCCAACATACATAACTCCAACTCTATCAGATATATGCTTTACCATTGAAAGATCATGCGCTATAAACAGGTATGTTAAACCTAACTCTTTTTGTAGTTTTATTAATAGGTTAACAACTTGTGCTTGTATAGAAACGTCTAATGCCGATATAGGCTCATCACAAACTATAAATTCTGGTTCTATTGCTAAAGCCCTTGCTATACCTATTCTTTGTCTTTGTCCTCCAGAGAATTCATGTGGAAATCTTGATGCGTGTTCTTTATTTAATCCTACTAAGTTTAACAGGTGATATATTCTATTTGTTCTTTCTTGCCCTTTATAAAGGTTATGAATATCTATTCCCTCACCTATTATGTCTCCTACAGTCATTCTTGGGTTTAATGAAGCATATGGGTCTTGGAATATTATTTGTGCTCTTCTTGTAAACTCTTTCTTTTCTTTCTTGTTTAGCTTATGAACGTCTACTCCATCAAATAATACTTCTCCCTCTGTGGCATTATATAATCCCATAACTGTTCTTCCGCATGTTGTCTTACCACAACCTGATTCTCCAACCAAACCTAAAGTTTCACCTTTTCTAATGTTAAAACTTACTCCGTCCACAGCTTTTAAAATAGATTTAGGTCCAACCTTAAAATGCTTTTTTAAGTTATTAACAACAATAAGGTTATTATCCATTTCTATTCCCTCCTTTCCTTAATTACCTTTGGCACATCCACTTTTGGTGCATATGGATGCTGTAGCCAGCAAGATGCCTCATGAGTATCTGATAACTTTGTAGTATCTGGCATAGCTTGTTTGCAGATATCCATACAATAATCGCACCTGTCTGCAAAAGGACATCCAACAGGAGGTTTAATTAAATCTGGTGGTGTTCCCCCTAAAGCATATAATTTTTCTTTATTACCAGTCTCTAGTCTAGGAACTGATTGAAGTAAGGCCCAAGTATATGGATGCTTAGGATTATAGAATATTTCATCCGTAGTTCCTCTTTCTATAACTTGCCCTGCATACATAACTTGAATTTTATGAGCTACATCTGCAACAACCCCTAGATCATGTGTTACTAATATTACAGCAGTTCCAAGCTTTTTTTGAAGATCTCCAATAAGATCCATAATCTGTGCTTGTATAGTAACATCTAGTGCTGTAGTTGGTTCATCTGCTATTAATATCTTAGGATTACATGCTAGAGCTATTGCTATCATAGCCCTTTGTCTCATACCACCTGAGAATTCATGAGGGTATTGTTTAGCTCTCTTGTCAGCATTAGGAAGACCTACTAAGGTTAACATCTTAATAGCTTCTTCTAAAGCTTCTTTTTTCTTCATTCCTCTATGGATAATAAGACTTTCAGCAATTTGCTTACCAACTGTCATAGTAGGATTTAATGAAGTCATTGGATCTTGAAATATCATAGATATTTCTGATCCCCTTAAATTACGTAATTCATTTTTACTCATGTCCAAAATATTTTTTCCTTCAAATAATATTTTAGATCCTTTTTTTATCTCTCCTGGAGGTTCTGGAATAAGCCTCATAATTGCTTTAGATGTTACTGTTTTACCACACCCTGACTCACCTACCACAGCCAAAGTTTCACCTTTATTTAATTCAAAACTTACACCTCTAACGGATTTAACTTCTCCAGCATAAGTATGAAAAGATACTTCTAAGTCTTTAACTTCTAATATTTTATTCATTTTCCTCATCCTTCCTACTGACGTAATTTGGGATCTAGAGCATCCCTTAATCCATCACCAAGCAATTGAAAAGATAGCATAGTTAAACTTATCATTAGTGATGGGAATAGTAATTGATAAGGATAAAACATCATATTAGGCTGTGCTGTTGCTGCTAATGCTCCCCAACTTGTTTTAGGAGATTGTATTCCTAGTCCTATAAAACTCAAGAAAGCTTCTCCAAAGATAAATGATGGAATATCAAAAGTAATAGAAACTATCATTATACCTAAAGTATTTGGAAGTAAGTGTTTTTTTATTACCCTAGCTGAATTAGCACCTAAGGCTGTAGCTGCTAATACATACTCCTGTTCTTTAACCTGTAAAACTTGCCCTCTTACAAGCCTTGCCATTCCACACCATCCAGTAACAGTCATTGCTAATATTAAAGAAAACATACCTTTACCAAATATAAGGGATACAAGTATTACAACTATTAAATATGGAATACTGATAAGTATTTCAACAATTCTCATCATTATATCATCTACAGTACCACCAAAATACCCTGAAATACCACCATATATTGCACCTATTACAGTATCAATAATAGCTCCTATAATTCCTATTATTATAGAAACTCTTCCACCTCTCCATACCCTTGAAAACAAATCTCTTCCTAAATTGTCTGTCCCAAACCAATTTTGAGATGATGGTGACATATTTATCAATTCATTATTTGTCTGTGCAAAATTTTTTCCTGATATAGTTGGACCTATTATAGTCATAATTGTAATTATAGCTAAAACTATTAAAGCTAATATAGCAATCTTATTTTGCTTTAACCTTCTCCATGCATCTTGCCAGTATGTCATACTTGGTCTTAATATTTTTTCTGAATATCTCTCATCTTTTTCTATAAACTTAAATTTTTCTTTAGTTATATCTATTTTATTTTTTGTTATTTCACTCATGAAAGAACCTCCCCTCATTATTTTGAACTTGATGATAATCTAATCCTTGGATCAACTAAGCCATATACTATATCAACAACTACTAAAGCTATTATATAGAGAGATGACATAAATATGGTTTGTCCCATTATCATCGTAAAGTCTCTATCATTAACTGAGGATACAAAGTATTGACCTAGACCTGGTATAGAAAAAATACTTTCTATAACAAATGAACCTATAAAAATCATAGCAATTTGAGGTCCTAATATAGTTATTGCTGGAAGTATTGCATTTCTAATAACATGCTTTACGATTAAAGATATTTTTGATACACCTTTCGCTTCAGCTGTTATAATATAATCCTGCCCTAAAACATCTAGACAGTTAGCTCTCATATATCTAGCATAAGTTGCTATAGAACCAAAACTCATAGCTATTGTTGGTAAAATAGTGTGTTTAATTTCTCCCCAACCTGTACTTGGTAGTATCATAAATTTAACCGTGAAAAAATATTGTAACAATGCCGCTAGGACAAAACTTGGTATAGAAATACCTAATATAGCTAGAAACATTACTACATAATCTGGAACCTTGTTCCTATTAAATGCAGCGATTATACCTAAAGTTACTCCAATAACAAATCCCATTAAAATAGCTTGGATACCTATCCTTCCAGATATAGGTGCATAATTTTTTATTGTCTCACCTACAGATCTTCCTGGATAAGTTAAGGATTCACCCAAATCTCCATGTAAAACTAAATTTTTCATAAATATTCCATATTGAGTTGCAACAGGTTTATCTAGTCCATACTTTGCATAGTAATTTGCTTTTATTTGTGGAGGTAAATTTCTTGCAAGGCTTGCAAGAGGATCTCCAGGAACTGCATGTATTAAGAAAAAGGTTATAGTTATAGTAATATATAGCGTTAAAATCATATATCCTAATCTTTTAAGAATAAATTTACCCAATTTTACACCCCTCCATTTTATCTAAAACAGCAGTATCAAAGATACTGCTGTTTTAATTTTCTATCTTCCTTTAGTATAGGCGTATTTGAATTCTACAGTACCAAATAAAGGAACCATTATATTTTTAGCATATTTTCTTGCGTAAGTTTGTCTCATTCTATATATAGAAGGAGATACAACAGCTTCATCATATAAAAGAATATTCTCAGCTTCTTTAAATGCCTCGACTCTTGTTTTCTTATCTACAGTACTTCCTGCTTTATTTATAAGTTCGTCATACTTCTTATTTGACCATCCTGTTGATACTACCCCAGCACTTGAAGTAAACATATCAAAGAAAGTCATAGGATCGTTATAATCTCCAGTCCAACCCATACCAGCTAATTGATAGTTGTTTTCGTCAGTTCTTTTTTGGAATATTGGCCACTCAACATATTCTACTTTTGGATTTACACCTAATACTCTTTTAAAGTTTTGTTGTTCAAATTCTGCAAATTCTTTAGCTCTAGCATCTGTTCCTGATTGAAGAATTGTTAAATCCATTTTTGCAGGATCTTGATCTGCACCAATTTCTTTTAATCCTTCTACTAATAAAGCTTTAGGATCTTTGTTTTCTTCCTTTAATTTCTTTATAGGATCATTAGTAACTATATTTCTAAATTCTTCACCTTCTATTTGAACTTGAGGTGGACACCAAGCATAAGCAGGTGTAGCTAAGCCTCTAAATAAAGTTTTAGCTTGCCCTTCTCTATCTTCTGCTAAAATAAACGCTTTTCTAATTTTAGCATTTTTAAAGTACTTATCCTTTTGATTGAAGAACTTATAAACCGTAGCTCCATCATATCCTTTAATTACATCAAATTTTCCTGTATCATTAAACTTCTTAACCCAGTCTGGGTGAGTAACTGCACCCATATCTAATGAACCATTAAATAACTCACTCATTCTTGATGGTTCTTGAGCTATAATTTTCATAGTAACTTTTTCAAGTTTAACAGATTTAGAATCCCAATATTCTTTGTTTTTAGTAAGTTCTACCTTATTATTATGAGTCCAATTTGAAATTACAAACGGTCCTGAGAAAACCATAGTATCTTTTTCTGTTCCGTATCTATCTCCAGACTTCTCTATTATATCTTGTCTTTGAGGATGCATAACTTTAAAGTAAGTTAAGTCCAAGAAATATGCACAAGGTGATTCTAAAGTAAATTTTATAGTTTTATCATCTACTGCTTTTACTCCTAGCTCCTCATTTTTTACTTTCCCCTTGTTAAACTTTTCAGCATTCTTAATTGGATATAATAGGAACGCATAAGGTGAACCTGTTTTTTGTTCTAAAGTTCTTGTAATACCATAAACATAATCTTTTGCTGTTACAGGTTTACCATCACTCCACTTATTATCTCTTAAATAGAATGTCCATTCAGTACCCTTTTCATTCTTTTCCCATTTTTCTGCTCCAGCAGGTTTTACTACATCTTTACCATTTTCTTGTTCAACTCTTGTTAAACCTTCCATTACTTCATTTAGAACTTGAGATGAATAACTATCAGAAGCTTTAGATGCATCGAGTGATTTAGGTTCAGCTCCTAAAACTACATTTAAATATTGTTCTTTATCCATTTCTCCTTGTTGGGCTGTATTTTCAGAGCCTTTACTTCCGCCACATCCTGCTAAGACTGCAGATGCTAATAATGATACGGAAACAACAGCTGATAATAACCTTTTACTCTTCATTTTATTTCCCCCTCATCAAAATCTATATTTTATATATTACCTTACAACTTCTTAATTACGACATTTTAAGACACATTAAGACATATTAAGTATATTTTAA
The nucleotide sequence above comes from Hathewaya histolytica. Encoded proteins:
- a CDS encoding ABC transporter ATP-binding protein; the protein is MDNNLIVVNNLKKHFKVGPKSILKAVDGVSFNIRKGETLGLVGESGCGKTTCGRTVMGLYNATEGEVLFDGVDVHKLNKKEKKEFTRRAQIIFQDPYASLNPRMTVGDIIGEGIDIHNLYKGQERTNRIYHLLNLVGLNKEHASRFPHEFSGGQRQRIGIARALAIEPEFIVCDEPISALDVSIQAQVVNLLIKLQKELGLTYLFIAHDLSMVKHISDRVGVMYVGHLVELAGSEELYAEPLHPYTKALLSAIPIPDPEIERTKERIPLEGEVPSPINPGEGCRFAGRCKYAKKECFEKTPELKEVKKDHLVACHLY
- a CDS encoding ABC transporter permease; this translates as MGKFILKRLGYMILTLYITITITFFLIHAVPGDPLASLARNLPPQIKANYYAKYGLDKPVATQYGIFMKNLVLHGDLGESLTYPGRSVGETIKNYAPISGRIGIQAILMGFVIGVTLGIIAAFNRNKVPDYVVMFLAILGISIPSFVLAALLQYFFTVKFMILPSTGWGEIKHTILPTIAMSFGSIATYARYMRANCLDVLGQDYIITAEAKGVSKISLIVKHVIRNAILPAITILGPQIAMIFIGSFVIESIFSIPGLGQYFVSSVNDRDFTMIMGQTIFMSSLYIIALVVVDIVYGLVDPRIRLSSSSK
- a CDS encoding peptide ABC transporter substrate-binding protein, translated to MKSKRLLSAVVSVSLLASAVLAGCGGSKGSENTAQQGEMDKEQYLNVVLGAEPKSLDASKASDSYSSQVLNEVMEGLTRVEQENGKDVVKPAGAEKWEKNEKGTEWTFYLRDNKWSDGKPVTAKDYVYGITRTLEQKTGSPYAFLLYPIKNAEKFNKGKVKNEELGVKAVDDKTIKFTLESPCAYFLDLTYFKVMHPQRQDIIEKSGDRYGTEKDTMVFSGPFVISNWTHNNKVELTKNKEYWDSKSVKLEKVTMKIIAQEPSRMSELFNGSLDMGAVTHPDWVKKFNDTGKFDVIKGYDGATVYKFFNQKDKYFKNAKIRKAFILAEDREGQAKTLFRGLATPAYAWCPPQVQIEGEEFRNIVTNDPIKKLKEENKDPKALLVEGLKEIGADQDPAKMDLTILQSGTDARAKEFAEFEQQNFKRVLGVNPKVEYVEWPIFQKRTDENNYQLAGMGWTGDYNDPMTFFDMFTSSAGVVSTGWSNKKYDELINKAGSTVDKKTRVEAFKEAENILLYDEAVVSPSIYRMRQTYARKYAKNIMVPLFGTVEFKYAYTKGR
- a CDS encoding ABC transporter permease, producing the protein MSEITKNKIDITKEKFKFIEKDERYSEKILRPSMTYWQDAWRRLKQNKIAILALIVLAIITIMTIIGPTISGKNFAQTNNELINMSPSSQNWFGTDNLGRDLFSRVWRGGRVSIIIGIIGAIIDTVIGAIYGGISGYFGGTVDDIMMRIVEILISIPYLIVVILVSLIFGKGMFSLILAMTVTGWCGMARLVRGQVLQVKEQEYVLAATALGANSARVIKKHLLPNTLGIMIVSITFDIPSFIFGEAFLSFIGLGIQSPKTSWGALAATAQPNMMFYPYQLLFPSLMISLTMLSFQLLGDGLRDALDPKLRQ
- a CDS encoding ABC transporter ATP-binding protein, which encodes MNKILEVKDLEVSFHTYAGEVKSVRGVSFELNKGETLAVVGESGCGKTVTSKAIMRLIPEPPGEIKKGSKILFEGKNILDMSKNELRNLRGSEISMIFQDPMTSLNPTMTVGKQIAESLIIHRGMKKKEALEEAIKMLTLVGLPNADKRAKQYPHEFSGGMRQRAMIAIALACNPKILIADEPTTALDVTIQAQIMDLIGDLQKKLGTAVILVTHDLGVVADVAHKIQVMYAGQVIERGTTDEIFYNPKHPYTWALLQSVPRLETGNKEKLYALGGTPPDLIKPPVGCPFADRCDYCMDICKQAMPDTTKLSDTHEASCWLQHPYAPKVDVPKVIKERRE